In the Euphorbia lathyris chromosome 5, ddEupLath1.1, whole genome shotgun sequence genome, one interval contains:
- the LOC136229967 gene encoding uncharacterized protein isoform X1, translating to MANPGVGNKFVSVNLNKSYGQQQYHQHHHNTQHHSSSYGSNRNRPFGGGGGMVVLSRPRSLQKASRPKLSIPPPLNLPSLRKEHEKFDSVGSGGGPAGGGLGGGPRPSSSGMGWTKPVAIAIQEKEVSDDQTVDNSSNSQVSNQGSLGVVNGVSKGTGSSLYTPPSARTVIPAVSVPSRGHPVMERAAVFRGEDFPSLKASLPANSGPEKKQKDGMHQKSKQLPDELVNERGNTSHLSTFVDMRPQLHSRSNIVNGLRDSGAESRGSLMSEKHRKQEDLLPGQLPLVRLNPRSDWTDDERDTGLSLTERGRDYGFSKHETFLDMDFDFPRPSILPQKPGHYLFDRRGQQDNETGNISSNEVTKVDNFGRDVKMPSREGVDGSSWRVPSPLSSDRYGVQDDGNEKNGIGMRPSSMNREATKENKYMPSPFRDNSQDAGHALGRHPWNNKMDSFGNRGSDGNNREQFGNGKYNKYRGNTHQSSSLTKSSFSLGGRGPPINDPILNFGRDRRSFSKSEKPYLEDPFMKEYGSAPFDGRDPLFGPLVGILKKKKELFKQTDFHDPVRESFEAELEEVQKLQEQRRQLMNEEQARAMEMAQREEEERIRLAREQEEQQRRLEEERLETMRRAEQEKLESMRRAEELRIAREEEKRRLNMEDERRKQAAKLKLLELEERIARRNAEGERSGNTSSSGVADEKFSGMVSEKNVSKVADVGDWEDSERMVERITTSASSDSSGMNRPFEMGSRSQFHRDGSPAFLDRGKIGNSWKRDVFENANSSTFFPQDQEYGHHSPRQDASVGGRTHSRKEFYGGSGFVPSRIYHTGGIPDSHLDDLGQSKGQRWNMSGDGDPYGRRMEIDSEFHENLTERFGDAGWPPNRSRGNPYPPNHERMYQNPEADGLYSFGRSRYSMKQPRVLPPPLNSVLRNPYRADIDGPGPSIFPERDMHYNIGPRNESSTQARYDSSHQENVGRAERIDARQEHTENVAYKMDRNLARCDSQSSLSVSSPPDSPVHLSHDDLDEFADSQALSGNEGKDVALLGKGDEHATLPIGAEKVNLMSESSVVSIGDDEEWTIENDQRLQEQEEYDEDVDGYGEEDEAHDVEDDNANLAQDFEDMHMEEKVSSDMIENLVLGFNEGVEVGMPNDEFERSSRNEETKFVAQQNSVEEQGSFEGMDGDGQAHLPGDSTKTIENSARIFQENEKALQNLVIQPKNVPQTSSASEFTVDSSSTSGLTTQLQISSSSGQTVMPGVPSVLGQPEVPVKLQFGLFSGPSLIPSPVPAIQIGSIQMPLHLHTPVGPSLTQMHPSQPHLFQFGQLRYTSPISQGILPLAPQSMSFMQPNVPNNFPLNQNGGSLTVQSGQDNASHGLIKSDYLSASMDNQSGLLPRNLNVSHGQASKQQNSLPPSGSANVTVKTQRHQGEISHMEDSNSKPESGVRARDSLGKNFRGSTRQWEGQPQNGAYQSGYKEKDITASKGRGILSGGRGKRYSFAVKNSVSKSSLQAKENFRHDSSGFHRPRRPRTEFRVRESSDKRQSAMIVSSSPHGVDDRSNISGRVTGARSISTRAVVPNRPSKQTIDSEGLHSRTIGPWEVDSGSKFEKGGGKESLRKNQGIAHSGEDVDAPLQSGVVRVFEQPGIEAPSDDDDFIEVRSKRQMLNDRREQREKEIKAKSRVLKLPRKQRSSSQSKIVSVTSDKIPLSVGAEVSNSGHSDYVSSDGHGLANVEVSAGFNSPVMSQPLPPIGTPAVKTDAQADIRSQTIKSFQPSSLPAVSGGGKNLATGLMFESKHKILDNAQASLGAWGNSRINQQVMALTQSQLDDAMKPAQVDSNSSIGDPSKSVGDSASILIKEKSFSSAASPINSLLAGEKIQFGGHTFSGAVTSPTILPPTSRALCHGIGPPGPCRADIQISHNLASAENDCSLFFEKEKRSNETCAHLVDCEAEAEAAASAIAVAAISSDEIVDNRIGAGPISASDSKNFSGADIDSITAGVSGDQQLSSQSRAEESLSVALPADLSVETPPISLWPPVPSPHNSSSQMLSHVPGGPASHFPFYEMNPMLGGPIFAFGPHDESASPQSQPQKSNASVSGPLGTWQHHSGVDSFYGPPAGFTGPFISPPGSIPGVQGPPHMVVYNHFAPVGQFGQVGLSFMGTTYLPSGKQPDWKHNPPSSVIGVGEGEMNSLNMVSAPRNPINMPAPIQHLAPGSPLMPMGSPLAMFDVSPFQSSPDMSVQARWSHVPSSPLQSVPVSMPLQPQAEGTLSSQFNHGPGVDQPLANRFSDSRTVASSENKNKKFPAGTDATVLPDELGLVDPSSATGGATSTQNVVARSSSASTIPDGVQNGNGNGNGSNSTNGAFKSQSSHQKSASAQHYGYGYQRGGNVSQKNSSGSEWSHRRMGYQGRNQPLGPEKNFPPSKLKQIYVAKQTATGGTSST from the exons ATGGCCAATCCCGGAGTCGGGAACAAGTTTGTCTCTGTGAATCTTAATAAATCATATGGGCAGCAACAATATCATCAGCATCatcataatactcagcatcattcAAGCTCTTATGGGTCCAACCGCAACCGGCCTTTTGGAGGTGGAGGAGGGATGGTGGTACTTTCCCGGCCTCGTAGCTTGCAGAAGGCTTCTAGGCCGAAGCTTTCTATTCCACCCCCCTTGAATCTACCCTCATTGCGTAAGGAGCATGAGAAGTTTGATTCAGTTGGATCAGGCGGGGGGCCTGCAGGAGGTGGTCTTGGGGGTGGGCCTCGTCCTAGTTCCTCAGGTATGGGCTGGACCAAGCCGGTTGCTATTGCCATACAGGAAAAAGAAGTCAGTGATGATCAGACAGTGGATAACTCTAGTAACAGTCAAGTTTCTAATCAGGGATCGTTAGGTGTTGTTAATGGGGTTAGTAAAGGAACTGGTAGCAGTTTGTACACACCGCCCTCAGCTAGAACAGTGATTCCTGCAGTTTCTGTTCCTTCCCGTGGTCACCCAGTGATGGAGAGAGCTGCAGTTTTTAGGGGTGAGGATTTCCCGTCTTTGAAGGCTTCTTTGCCAGCCAATTCTGGGCCCGAGAAGAAACAGAAGGATGGTATGCATCAGAAATCGAAGCAGTTGCCTGACGAGTTGGTTAATGAACGGGGGAATACTTCCCATTTGAGTACATTTGTTGACATGCGCCCACAGTTGCACTCAAGGAGTAACATTGTTAATGGTTTGCGGGACAGTGGTGCTGAAAGTCGTGGTTCTCTCATGTCTGAGAAACATCGAAAGCAGGAAGACTTACTTCCAGGACAGTTGCCATTAGTGCGGTTGAATCCTAGGTCAGATTGGACAGATGATGAGCGTGATACAGGACTTAGTTTGACAGAAAGAGGGAGAGATTATGGATTTTCCAAGCATGAAACTTTCTTGGACATGGATTTTGATTTTCCAAGGCCTAGTATTTTACCTCAGAAACCTGGTCATTATCTCTTTGACAGACGGGGGCAACAGGACAATGAAACTGGAAATATTTCTTCCAATGAAGTCACCAAGGTGGATAATTTTGGGAGAGATGTTAAAATGCCTAGTAGAGAGGGAGTGGATGGAAGCTCATGGAGAGTTCCTTCACCTCTCTCTAGTGATAGATATGGTGTCCAAGATGATGGGAACGAAAAAAATGGTATTGGCATGAGGCCATCTAGTATGAACAGAGAAGCAACCAAGGAGAACAAGTACATGCCATCACCTTTCCGTGACAATTCCCAGGATGCTGGGCATGCACTTGGGAGGCATCCTTGGAATAACAAGATGGACTCTTTTGGCAATCGGGGGTCTGACGGGAACAATAGAGAGCAGTTTGGTAATGGAAAATACAACAAATACAGAGGCAATACACATCAGAGTAGCTCACTAACCAAATCATCATTTTCTTTGGGTGGTAGAGGGCCTCCAATTAATGATCCAATATTGAATTTTGGTAGGGATAGGCGCTCATTCTCAAAGAGCGAAAAGCCTTATTTAGAGGATCCCTTCATGAAGGAGTATGGGTCTGCTCCTTTTGATGGACGAGATCCCCTTTTCGGGCCTTTAGTTGGAattttgaagaaaaagaaagagttgTTTAAACAAACTGATTTTCATGATCCTGTAAGGGAATCTTTTGAGGctgaacttgaggaagttcaaaaGTTGCAAGAACAGCGGCGGCAACTTATGAATGAAGAACAAGCAAGAGCGATGGAGATGGCTCAGAGAGAAGAGGAAGAGAGGATACGTCTGGCCAGGGAACAAGAAGAACAACAAAGAAGGTTGGaagaagagagattggaaaccATGCGGAGAGCTGAACAAGAGAAGTTGGAATCCATGCGGAGAGCTGAAGAGCTGAGGATAGCTAGGGAGGAGGAGAAACGCAGATTGAATATGGAGGATGAGAGGAGGAAACAGGCTGCTAAGCTGAAGCTTTTAGAATTGGAGGAAAGAATTGCAAGAAGAAATGCTGAAGGAGAAAGGAGTGGTAACACTAGTTCTTCTGGTGTGGCAGATGAGAAATTTTCAGGGATGGTATCAGAAAAGAATGTTTCGAAGGTGGCAGATGTGGGTGATTGGGAAGATAGTGAAAGGATGGTTGAGAGGATCACAACTTCAGCATCATCTGATTCTTCAGGCATGAATAGACCTTTTGAGATGGGCTCCAGATCTCAATTTCATAGAGATGGCTCTCCTGCCTTTTTGGACAGGGGAAAAATTGGCAATTCGTGGAAGAGGGATGTATTTGAAAATGCGAACAGCTCAACTTTCTTTCCACAGGACCAGGAGTATGGTCACCATAGTCCGAGGCAGGATGCATCTGTGGGAGGAAGAACTCATTCTAGGAAAGAGTTCTATGGGGGATCTGGATTTGTTCCTTCGAGGATTTATCATACAGGAGGAATTCCTGATTCTCATCTGGATGATCTGGGTCAGAGTAAGGGTCAGAGGTGGAACATGTCGGGCGATGGAGATCCTTATGGTAGAAGGATGGAGATTGATTCTGAATTTCATGAGAATCTTACTGAGAGGTTTGGTGATGCTGGATGGCCACCTAATCGTTCTCGTGGCAATCCCTATCCTCCAAACCATGAAAGGATGTATCAAAATCCAGAGGCAGATGGGCTTTATTCCTTTGGGAGGTCACGATATTCCATGAAGCAACCTCGTGTCCTACCCCCTCCACTGAATTCAGTGCTCAGAAATCCTTACAGAGCTGATATTGATGGTCCTGGTCCCTCAATTTTTCCAGAACGTGATATGCATTATAATATTGGTCCAAGAAATGAGTCTTCCACGCAGGCTAGGTATGACAGCAGCCACCAAGAGAATGTTGGACGTGCTGAAAGAATTGATGCCCGACAAGAACATACGGAGAATGTAGCATACAAGATGGATAGGAACTTAGCAAGATGTGATTCACAGTCATCACTCTCTGTTTCAAGCCCTCCTGATTCTCCTGTTCATCTTTCACATGATGACTTGGATGAATTTGCAGATTCTCAGGCATTATCAGGCAATGAGGGCAAAGATGTTGCCTTGTTGGGAAAAGGGGACGAGCATGCAACTTTACCTATTGGAGCTGAGAAAGTGAATTTGATGAGCGAGTCAAGTGTTGTCTCTATAGGGGATGATGAAGAATGGACTATTGAAAATGATCAACGGTTGCAGGAACAAGAAGAATACGATGAGGATGTAGATGGTTatggtgaggaagatgaagcgCATGATGTAGAAGATGATAATGCTAATCTGGCCCAGGATTTTGAAGACATGCATATGGAGGAGAAAGTTTCTTCTGACATGATAGAGAACCTGGTCCTTGGCTTCAATGAGGGTGTAGAAGTTGGGATGCCAAATGATGAATTTGAAAGAAGCTCAAGGAATGAAGAAACCAAATTCGTTGCTCAACAAAATTCTGTGGAAGAGCAAGGGTCATTCGAAGGGATGGATGGTGATGGACAAGCCCACCTACCTGGGGATTCTACTAAGACAATTGAAAATTCTGCAAGAATTTTCCAGGAAAATGAGAAGGCACTGCAAAATTTAGTAATTCAACCAAAAAATGTTCCTCAAACATCTTCAGCATCCGAATTTACTGTTGATAGTTCTAGTACTTCTGGCTTGACCACGCAACTGCAGATTTCATCTTCATCAGGACAGACTGTCATGCCAGGTGTTCCTTCTGTTCTCGGTCAGCCTGAGGTACCAGTTAAGCTACAGTTTGGGCTGTTCTCTGGTCCTTCTCTCATACCATCACCAGTTCCAGCCATACAGATCGGTTCTATACAGATGCCTCTTCATCTTCACACACCAGTTGGCCCATCCCTCACTCAAATGCATCCTTCTCAACCTCATCTCTTTCAATTTGGTCAGCtaaggtatacatctcctattTCGCAGGGGATATTACCATTGGCTCCACAGTCAATGTCTTTCATGCAGCCCAATGTTCCAAATAATTTTCCTCTGAATCAGAATGGAGGTTCTCTAACTGTTCAATCAGGTCAAGACAATGCTTCACATGGTCTTATCAAAAGTGATTATTTGTCTGCTTCAATGGATAACCAATCAGGTCTTCTTCCAAGGAATTTAAATGTATCTCACGGTCAAGCTTCAAAACAGCAAAATTCATTACCACCAAGTGGAAGTGCAAATGTCACGGTAAAGACGCAGCGCCACCAAGGAGAAATATCTCACATGGAAGATAGCAATTCTAAGCCGGAATCAGGTGTCCGAGCAAGAGATTCATTGGGGAAAAATTTCAGAGGCTCCACTAGACAATGGGAAGGCCAGCCTCAAAATGGTGCATACCAGTCTGGGTATAAAGAAAAAGATATAACCGCATCAAAGGGTCGGGGAATATTATCAGGAGGGAGAGGGAAAAGGTATTCCTTTGCTGTAAAAAATTCTGTCTCAAAATCATCTTTGCAGGCTAAGGAAAATTTTCGCCACGATTCCAGTGGATTTCACAGACCTCGACGTCCGCGGACTGAATTTCGGGTTCGGGAAAGTTCGGATAAGAGGCAGTCTGCTATGATTGTTTCATCTAGTCCTCATGGGGTGGATGATAGGTCCAATATCAGTGGTAGGGTAACTGGAGCAAGGAGCATCTCTACGAGGGCAGTTGTGCCAAATAGACCATCAAAACAGACAATTGATTCAGAAGGCTTGCATTCTCGTACTATTGGGCCATGGGAAGTGGATTCTGGAAGTAAGTTTGAAAAGGGAGGTGGAAAAGAATCTTTGAGAAAGAATCAGGGTATTGCACACTCAGGAGAGGATGTTGATGCACCTTTGCAAAGTGGGGTTGTACGCGTTTTTGAGCAACCTGGCATAGAAGCTCCAAGTGATGATGACGATTTTATCGAGGTGAGGTCAAAGAGGCAAATGCTCAATGATCGCCGGGaacagagagagaaagaaattaaaGCAAAGTCTCGGGTTTTGAAG TTGCCACGGAAACAACGTTCTAGCTCTCAAAGTAAAATTGTATCTGTCACCTCGGATAAGATCCCTTTATCAGTGGGAGCAGAAGTATCAAACAGTGGTCACTCGGATTATGTTAGCTCTGATGGGCATGGCTTAGCCAACGTTGAAGTGTCTGCTGGATTTAATTCTCCTGTGATGTCCCAACCATTGCCTCCAATTGGAACTCCTGCTGTGAAAACTGATGCCCAGGCAGATATAAGATCCCAGACAATCAA GTCCTTCCAGCCAAGCTCTCTACCTGCTGTATCAGGTGGTGGAAAGAATCTTGCCACAGGTCTAATGTTCGAGAGCAAGCATAAGATTCTTGATAATGCCCAAGCATCTTTGGGTGCTTGGGGTAATTCCCGGATTAACCAACAA GTTATGGCTCTAACCCAGAGTCAACTTGACGATGCTATGAAGCCTGCACAGGTCGATTCAAATTCTTCTATTGGAGATCCTTCTAAATCAGTTGGTGATTCAGCATCCATCTTGATTAAGGAGAAGTCTTTTTCTTCTGCTGCAAGCCCTATCAATTCATTACTTGCAGGGGAAAAAATTCAGTTTGGTGGGCATACTTTTTCTG GTGCTGTTACATCTCCAACCATTCTTCCTCCTACTAGCCGTGCTCTGTGCCATGGGATAGGGCCTCCAGGTCCATGTCGAGCAGACATCCAAATTTCTCACAATCTCGCTTCAGCTGAAAATGATTGTTctcttttctttgaaaaagaGAAACGCTCCAATGAAACTTGTGCTCATTTGGTGGATTGTGAGGCAGAGGCAGAAGCAGCTGCCTCAGCCATTGCTGTTGCAGCTATCAGTAGTGATGAGATTGTTGATAACAGGATTGGTGCAGGTCCTATCTCTGCTTCAGATTCCAAAAATTTTAGTGGTGCAGATATTGATAGTATAACAGCAG GTGTGTCTGGAGATCAACAGTTATCAAGTCAATCTAGAGCTGAAGAGTCTCTCAGTGTTGCTCTGCCTGCTGATCTTTCTGTTGAGACACCACCAATTTCTCTGTGGCCCCCTGTACCTAGCCCTCATAATTCTTCTAGTCAGATGCTTTCTCATGTCCCTGGAGGCCCAGCTTCTCATTTTCCTTTCTATGAGATGAACCCGATGTTGGGGGGACCTATCTTTGCATTTGGGCCTCATGATGAGTCTGCATCTCCTCAGTCACAACCCCAGAAGAGTAATGCATCAGTGTCTGGTCCACTTGGAACCTGGCAACATCATTCTGGTGTAGATTCATTCTATGGCCCTCCAGCAGGTTTCACTGGCCCTTTCATCAGCCCCCCTGGAAGCATTCCTGGGGTTCAGGGTCCACCGCATATGGTTGTCTATAACCATTTTGCTCCTGTTGGACAATTTGGACAAGTTGGATTAAGTTTCATGGGTACCACCTACCTGCCATCAGGGAAGCAACCTGATTGGAAGCATAACCCTCCATCTTCTGTCATTGGGGTTGGTGAAGGGGAGATGAATAGTTTGAATATGGTTTCTGCACCCCGCAATCCCATCAATATGCCAGCTCCTATCCAGCATCTTGCCCCTGGGTCACCACTTATGCCTATGGGATCTCCTTTAGCTATGTTTGATGTTTCACCTTTCCAG TCCTCGCCTGACATGTCAGTTCAAGCTCGATGGTCGCATGTTCCTTCATCGCCTCTTCAATCTGTTCCTGTGTCAATGCCTTTGCAACCGCAGGCAGAAGGCACATTATCTTCTCAATTTAACCATGGACCTGGTGTTGACCAACCATTGGCTAATAGGTTTTCAGATTCTAGAACAGTTGCATCCTCCgagaataaaaataagaagTTCCCCGCAGGTACAGATGCAACCGTGTTGCCAGATGAACTTGGGTTGGTGGACCCTTCAAGCGCTACAGGTGGTGCTACTTCAACACAGAATGTGGTTGCTAGGAGCTCATCCGCCAGCACCATTCCAGATGGTGTGCAGAATGGgaatggaaatggaaatgggAGCAACAGCACAAATGGTGCTTTCAAGTCACAATCTTCGCATCAAAAGAGTGCTTCTGCCCAGCACTATGGGTATGGTTACCAAAGAGGAGGCAATGTTTCTCAGAAGAACAGTTCCGGGAGTGAATGGTCCCACCGAAGGATGGGGTATCAAGGAAGGAATCAACCTTTGGGTCCAGAAAAGAACTTTCCCCCTTCAAAGCTGAagcagatttatgtagctaagcAGACAGCAACAGGTGGGACATCCTCGACTTGA